Part of the Sulfuricurvum kujiense DSM 16994 genome, GTACAGATCCACCGCGCCCCGTCCGATCAGCGGTTTCTCATCTATGCTCCAAATCCTCAACCGGATGACGCGCACAACTGGCTGCTCGATCTGAATCTCTCCGGCTACCTCTACAGTGCCGACCGCGCCTCGATGCTCATCGACGAACTGGGGATCGATCCGATCCATAAAGAGCTGATCCAAACCTATGAGAAGTTTTTCAACGCCGAATCACGTCGGAGTAAGCTCATCCCCCTCATCGGCAAAGAGAGCGACGCCTCTGCCCTAAAAACCGCGATGCTCGCCGTGGTGTGCGGCTGTGAACCGCGACTTGAGTCGATCATCCTGAAAGTGTTGAGCTGGGTGTCAGAGGAGAACGACAAAAAGATCGCGGAAATCTCCGGGTATGGTCTGGATTCGTTCTTCTTTGACGAAATGCGCCGGATTTACCGATATGAGAGCGCGGAGCCTTCTTTCAAAGATTTCGCCTATGCCCTGATTCTGGCCCACTTCTACAACACCCTCTCCCCTGCCAAAGCGGGGCTGAACGTCGATGCGGTCTATTTCGTCAAACACCAGTGGATCGATTCGCAGCGCCACCGGGAGAGTTTCATCCTCCTCTCCCGCCAGGTCGAAGAGATGCTGGGGATAAAAGAGACGCTTGAGAGCTATTCGCTCTCTCAGCTGGGGGAATGTGATACGTTCGAATCGATCGACAAACGGATCATCATCGAACTACGCAACGGCATCCTCTCATCCCTGCTCGACGCCGACACCCTCATCGAGACGATCCGAAAGCGGGAAAAAAGTGTCTGGTTTGAGGAGTACCGCCATCTCTACAAAGCGCTCGAATACTCCGCGCTGCTGCTGCAGCGGATCAAAAGCTCCAGCCTTAAAATCGGTGGCCTAAAAGAGGGATTTGAACGGTATGCCTCGCTCTGGTACGAGACGGATACCCTCTATCGAAAAGCGCTCTATCACAGCGCGATGGCCGAACACATCGATGTCCTCAAATCGCTGATGAGCCAGGTGGAAAACGCCTATCTGGGCAGCTACCTGATCCCACTGGGAGACGCGTGGCAAGAGCACGTCAATACGATGGAGGAGTGGAAAATCCCCGGACTCATCAGTCAGCGGCAATTTTATGAGCACTACGTCGCCCCGCAGACGACAAACGATCGTAAAGTTTACGTCATCATCTCAGATGCGCTGCGTTATGAGTGCGCCAAAGAGCTCGAAAAACGGCTACTGGAGAAAAACCGCTACCAATGCTCGACCGAGGCGATGGTGGGGGTCCTTCCGAGCTACACGCAGTTGGGGATCGCGTCACTGCTGCCGCACAACGAATTGGGATTATTGGGGAGTGATGACACCATCAGCGTCGATGGCAAATCCTCCGCAGGTGTCGCCAACCGCAACAAAATCCTCGAAGCTTCACCTGCAAGTGCCACCTATCTCAAATGGGATGAGTTCATCGGTATGGGCCGAGACGAGGGGCGGGAATTCGTCAAAGGGTTCCAGGTATTCTACATCTACCACGACCGGATCGATGCGATCGGCGACGATGCCAAAACCGAATCACACGTTTTCGAAGCGGTCGAAAAAGCGTACGACGAGATCGAAAAGATCATCACCCAGGTGACCAATCTCAACGGCACCAACATCATCATCACCGCCGATCACGGCTTTTTGTATCAGAACAACGTCGTCGAAGAGACCGATCTGTGTCAGATCGACCGAAACGGCAGTACGATTACCAAATACAACCGCCGCTTTGTTTTGGGGCAAAACCTCAATACCCACGCGTGCGTCAAAAAGTTCTCCTTCGAACAGCTCGGCCTGAGCGGCACAGGTGAAGCCCTGATCCCAAAATCGGTCAACAAACTCCGCCTTCAGGGGGCGGGAAACCGATTCGTCCACGGAGGGGCGAGCCTGCAGGAGATCGTCGTGCCGGTGGTGCTGTTCAGCAAAAAACGCAAAGACGATGTCGAAAACGTCGACGTCGATATCGTCAAATCGTTCAGCCGCATCTCCTCCAACCAGATAACCCTGACCCTGTGGCAGAAAACCCCTGCAGGGGATAAGATGCTCCCCCGCACCCTGTATGCGGGATTCTACGCCGGGGATGAGCTCGTATCCAACGAAGAGCAGCTCGTTTTCGGCAGTACGGACGAGGATTCCCGCAACCGCGAAGTGAAAGTCAAATTCCACTTCGTCCAGACGATCAGCCAGTACAATAATCAGACGATTTCCCTGCGGCTCAGCGAACTCGAACCGGGTACTTCGCGTCGGCGGGTCTACAAACAAGAGCAGTTTTCGATCAACATCTCCTTCGTCAGCGAATTTGACGATTTCTAAGAGGAAACACTATGGATTTGAACCAAAAAATCATCGACAATTTTCCGGGAAAAGCGGTCCGAAAAGATCTGACCAAAAAGCTCAAAGGGGGCGTGAGCGTCCCGGTCTATGTCCTCGAATACCTGCTGGGGATGTACTGCGCCACGGACAACGAAGAGACGATTGCCGAGGGGATCGAGAAGGTCAAAGAGATCCTGACCCAAAACTATGTCCGCCCCGATGAAGCGGAGATGGTCAAATCCCGGATCAAAGAGCGGGGGCGCTACAAAGTCATCGACAAGATTTCGGCCAAACTCAATGAAAAAGAGGACCGCTACGAAGCCGATTTCTCTAATCTCGGGATCAAACGGGTCATCATCCCCGCCGAGGTGATCAAAGAATACCAAAAACTCCTTGCCGGGGGGATCTGGTGTATCGTTACCATCAGCTATTTTTACGACGAGAACAACAAGGGAGAATCCCCATACGTCCTCGAATCGCTCAAACCGATCCAGATGCCGGGGATGGATCTCTCTGAGTTCCTGAGTGCCCGCAAAGCGTTCGAGAAAGAGGAGTGGATGGATCTGCTGATCCGTTCGACGGGGATGGAACCGGCAAACCTCGATATGAGTGCCAAATGGCACCTGATGGCACGTCTGATCCCCTTTGTCGAAAACAACTTCAATATGTGCGAACTGGGACCACGCGGAACGGGTAAATCGTATGTCTACAAAGAGATCTCCCCCAACTCGATCCTCGTCAGTGGCGGCCAGACGACGGTTGCCAACCTCTTTTACAATATGTCGAGCCGGACCGTCGGACTGGTTGGGATGTGGGATATCGTGGCGTTTGATGAAGTGGCCGGAATCCGGTTCAAAGACAAAGACGGCGTTCAGATTATGAAGGACTATATGGAATCAGGCAGCTTTGCTCGGGGCAAGGAGATGAAAGAAGCCCGTGCTTCGATGATCTTCGTCGGAAACATCGACGGCAGCATCGCCAATATCGTCAAGACCTCCCATCTTCTCAGTCCGTTCCCCAGCGAGATGATCGATACGGCGTTTTTCGACCGTTTCCATCACTATCTCCCCGGCTGGGAAGTGCCGAAGATGCGTCCGGAATTCTTCACAGACCAGTACGGATTTATTACCGACTATATGGCCGAATGGATGCGTGAGCTTCAAAAGAGCAATTTTTCCGATGCGATTGACCGCTATTTCCGTTTCGGAAAAGATCTCAACCAGCGCGACGTCAAGGCGGTCCGAAAAACGACGAGCGGATTGCTGAAGCTGATGTTCCCGGATGGCAGCTTTACCAAAGAGGATGTCGAACAAGCATTGATCTATGCACTCGTCGGACGCCGCCGGATTAAAGAACAGCTCAAAAAGATTGGAGGGATGGAGTTCTATGACGTCCATTTCAGCTACATCGATCTCGAAAACGGTGAAGAGAAGTACGTCACCGTTCCTGAAAGCGGTGGCGGCGGATTGATTCCGGAGGGTGAACTCTCTCCGGGTGCACTCTATGCGGTTGCGACCAACAGTGCCAATGGCCATAAAGGTCTGATCCGACTCGATTTGCAGGTAATGGGCGGAAACGGTAAAATGACCGATACGGGATTTGGAACGGGTACGATCAAAGATGAGCTTAAAGAGGCCCGCAACTATCTTCAGGCAAACCTCTCCCGTGTGTCGCTCTCTGCCAAATTCAGCGAGCACGATTACCATATCAAAGCCAACGATTTAAACGGCATAGGAGGAGCTCAGGGGCTCACATTGGCGATATGGCTATCCCTGGTTTCAGGAACGCTTTCCAAGCCATTATTGCCTCAATTAGCTGTACTGGGGTCAATGGGGATCGGCGGTGGAATCATCGGAACCGACAACCTCGCAGATGCGTTGCAGATCGCAGCGGACAGCGGTGCGAAACGGGTTCTCATCCCTGCGGCCGATATGGTCCATTACGGAACGGTTCCAACCGATTTGATGTCAAAGTTGCAGCCGATTATCTATACGGATCCAGTTGATGCGGCGATGAAGGCGATGGGGGTGAATTGATCATCCTATATACCAGCTAGTGATGCTCGCCCGATTGTGCTTCATCTCCCAACTAACACCCTGCAAAGACTGTTCATACGTGTATCCCACCTTGGCATACTCCATCATGCGGCGCTTTGCAAAATTCCAACGAAGACCATGAGATGATTCCCTTGGAAAATTCAAAATGTCAGCCGTCTTTCGAAGATCAGTGTAATACATTTGCCGGTCGATTTTAAATTTGTCGTGTTCACGAATGTATCCTTCAAGCTGCACATAGGTCTCTTTTTCAACGAGTACCGGCCCCTCTTTGCCTCCCTTTTCACGGGTAAGGATCGAATATTTTTCTTTTTGGGTGATAGAATCGAAAACGGCACCTCTTAATTGCTCCGCTTTGATAAGCCCTACCCCCTCAAATCTTGTACCTCCCTCATACTGAATCCTGGATGAAAGCCTGTGAAGTGGATGAGAAAGCGTTTGAATCAATAAGTCCGGATCGGGATAAGCGCGGTTATGATAGTTGTCCGCCAGCAGATCAAGATTTCGATAGAGTTTGAGCATCTCAAGCCGTTTTGAGAAATCGTAGTTTTTTTGTACTGCTCCCTTGGATTGGCTAAAACGATTCAGTGCCGCTTCCAGCTTTCCGATGGCCGATACAATTTTTTCCAGATAACTGCGTGATGGATAATACTCCACCTTGTACTCAAGATATGCAAGCACATGATGTTCTTCGATCTTCTCGATATCTTTGACGTTCCAATGCTCTCGCAGATAATGCATCAGATTTTCAAACACCCGACGGTAACTGGCGGCACTCTGATAGGAACTGAGCATCTGATAATGAGGACTATTCGGATCGCTTCGATCTTCTTTCTTCAATCCTGGCAAAAAGATAGAGCGAATCAATTCAGCACTTTGAAAATAGGGACTCCCCCGCATGGTTTTCTCTTCAGGTATTTTTGTGATGAATTAAACCCTCATCCAGGGCAATGGTTCGTTAAGTCGATCTGCTCGTTTTTATCGATGATAGCATCCGCATCGTTCACATTATCAGGTTGACCTGCAAATGGTCAAAACTACTAAATCATTATCACCCTGTCGATTCAAAGCTCGCCACACTTTCTACATGATTTTTAGTCCACATCACCCATTTTGTAGAACAATAGTATGAAATGCGCTCTTTTGTTAGAGATGGTATGAAATCCCCGCAGGATTCTGAGCTCCACCTTCAACCGTAATGGTCAATGTCTTTAAAAAAAAGAACACGGTAATTGTATCAGGGTATGGCGTACGCTTTTACTGCGAAAAAAATTGAACCTGTTTCGAAAAAATCACCAGTTTCCTTTTTTTGCAATGACATTTGAAGAATCGCCAAAACAGGGTTATTAGAGCGTAAGGTCATTGTGCTCAAAGGACACTCAACAGTTCAATGAGATTACGTTTCACAATACGCTTTTAGAAAAATCAACCTAGAAAAAAATCATTTTTTTCAAAATTATGAATATAGATGAAACCAACATTGAAAGGATCAACATGGAGCAATCCAAAACACTTAAC contains:
- the pglZ gene encoding BREX-1 system phosphatase PglZ type A; translation: MSKITESLTKLFDKHRIIFWYDDGGALREEFEFLTLDNVEKRLIANNEFSLKVQIHRAPSDQRFLIYAPNPQPDDAHNWLLDLNLSGYLYSADRASMLIDELGIDPIHKELIQTYEKFFNAESRRSKLIPLIGKESDASALKTAMLAVVCGCEPRLESIILKVLSWVSEENDKKIAEISGYGLDSFFFDEMRRIYRYESAEPSFKDFAYALILAHFYNTLSPAKAGLNVDAVYFVKHQWIDSQRHRESFILLSRQVEEMLGIKETLESYSLSQLGECDTFESIDKRIIIELRNGILSSLLDADTLIETIRKREKSVWFEEYRHLYKALEYSALLLQRIKSSSLKIGGLKEGFERYASLWYETDTLYRKALYHSAMAEHIDVLKSLMSQVENAYLGSYLIPLGDAWQEHVNTMEEWKIPGLISQRQFYEHYVAPQTTNDRKVYVIISDALRYECAKELEKRLLEKNRYQCSTEAMVGVLPSYTQLGIASLLPHNELGLLGSDDTISVDGKSSAGVANRNKILEASPASATYLKWDEFIGMGRDEGREFVKGFQVFYIYHDRIDAIGDDAKTESHVFEAVEKAYDEIEKIITQVTNLNGTNIIITADHGFLYQNNVVEETDLCQIDRNGSTITKYNRRFVLGQNLNTHACVKKFSFEQLGLSGTGEALIPKSVNKLRLQGAGNRFVHGGASLQEIVVPVVLFSKKRKDDVENVDVDIVKSFSRISSNQITLTLWQKTPAGDKMLPRTLYAGFYAGDELVSNEEQLVFGSTDEDSRNREVKVKFHFVQTISQYNNQTISLRLSELEPGTSRRRVYKQEQFSINISFVSEFDDF
- the brxL gene encoding protease Lon-related BREX system protein BrxL, encoding MDLNQKIIDNFPGKAVRKDLTKKLKGGVSVPVYVLEYLLGMYCATDNEETIAEGIEKVKEILTQNYVRPDEAEMVKSRIKERGRYKVIDKISAKLNEKEDRYEADFSNLGIKRVIIPAEVIKEYQKLLAGGIWCIVTISYFYDENNKGESPYVLESLKPIQMPGMDLSEFLSARKAFEKEEWMDLLIRSTGMEPANLDMSAKWHLMARLIPFVENNFNMCELGPRGTGKSYVYKEISPNSILVSGGQTTVANLFYNMSSRTVGLVGMWDIVAFDEVAGIRFKDKDGVQIMKDYMESGSFARGKEMKEARASMIFVGNIDGSIANIVKTSHLLSPFPSEMIDTAFFDRFHHYLPGWEVPKMRPEFFTDQYGFITDYMAEWMRELQKSNFSDAIDRYFRFGKDLNQRDVKAVRKTTSGLLKLMFPDGSFTKEDVEQALIYALVGRRRIKEQLKKIGGMEFYDVHFSYIDLENGEEKYVTVPESGGGGLIPEGELSPGALYAVATNSANGHKGLIRLDLQVMGGNGKMTDTGFGTGTIKDELKEARNYLQANLSRVSLSAKFSEHDYHIKANDLNGIGGAQGLTLAIWLSLVSGTLSKPLLPQLAVLGSMGIGGGIIGTDNLADALQIAADSGAKRVLIPAADMVHYGTVPTDLMSKLQPIIYTDPVDAAMKAMGVN